A single window of Anaerolineae bacterium DNA harbors:
- a CDS encoding purine-nucleoside phosphorylase, which yields MTPAPDPKDCPLSAALGRPAQVALSLGSGLAATARHLGLEPVATFADVGLPPVGVAGHEGRVSAGQVSGVGVVAFEGRLHLYEGHSLSTVTGWVRLARSAGASAFVLTNAAGGLAPGLRPGDLMLVTDHISLPGLVGYPVGPGTPDYPWPRFMGQDRLYDAGLAEAVRQAALGLGLPLAEGVYAMVHGPAYETPAERLALVRLGADAVGMSTAPEALAAFAIGGRVLALSVITNVAHAPAPPTHEEVTRVSQAASEKLAALLRAVMPSLG from the coding sequence GTGACTCCTGCACCAGACCCGAAAGACTGTCCGCTGTCGGCCGCCCTGGGCCGTCCAGCCCAGGTAGCCCTCAGCCTGGGAAGTGGGCTGGCCGCGACCGCACGGCACCTGGGCCTGGAGCCGGTGGCTACCTTCGCCGACGTCGGCCTGCCCCCGGTCGGCGTCGCCGGCCATGAGGGACGGGTGTCCGCGGGACAGGTCTCCGGAGTCGGGGTGGTGGCCTTCGAGGGGCGGCTGCACCTCTACGAGGGTCATTCCCTGTCCACCGTCACCGGCTGGGTCCGGCTAGCCCGGTCCGCCGGTGCGAGTGCTTTCGTCCTGACCAATGCCGCCGGCGGTCTGGCTCCGGGCCTACGTCCGGGAGACCTCATGCTGGTTACCGACCATATCAGTCTGCCCGGCCTGGTTGGGTACCCGGTAGGCCCCGGCACGCCCGACTATCCCTGGCCGCGCTTCATGGGACAGGACAGGCTATACGATGCCGGGCTGGCCGAGGCGGTGCGTCAGGCAGCGCTGGGACTGGGTCTGCCCTTAGCCGAGGGCGTCTATGCCATGGTGCACGGCCCCGCCTATGAGACGCCTGCGGAACGTCTGGCCCTGGTGCGCCTGGGCGCCGATGCAGTGGGCATGTCCACTGCCCCCGAAGCCCTGGCGGCCTTCGCCATCGGAGGCCGGGTGCTGGCCCTCTCGGTCATCACGAACGTGGCCCATGCCCCTGCGCCACCCACACATGAGGAGGTGACTCGGGTGAGTCAGGCCGCCTCGGAGAAGCTAGCGGCCCTCCTCCGCGCCGTGATGCCGTCCCTCGGCTGA
- a CDS encoding tyrosine-type recombinase/integrase: MQKEVEQFLRYLKERKKYSDNTIAAYRNDLTQLSEYLASRKIREWSRLSRQDIVAFGNHLRERDYAQSTIARKLASIRSFCHFLTGGGVLPQDPAQGLGSPQVARRTPRTLTDQEISALLELPGRSHTPKGRRDRAILELLYATGMRVSELTALDVADVDLDAGTVCCGNRPATRRVVALGRSAREALGSYLGEARPALLEGRREQALFVNHRGERLSRQGLWLVIKQYADQLGLKGSITPHTLRHSAAANKLRRGANLSEVQQLLGHASATSTQVYARIARSHRQRELSGE, encoded by the coding sequence ATGCAGAAGGAAGTCGAGCAGTTTCTGCGCTACCTGAAGGAGCGCAAGAAGTACTCCGACAACACCATCGCGGCCTACCGCAACGACCTGACCCAGTTGAGCGAGTACCTAGCCTCCCGCAAGATCAGGGAATGGAGCCGGCTCTCCCGGCAGGACATCGTGGCCTTTGGCAACCACCTCAGGGAAAGGGACTACGCCCAGAGCACCATCGCCCGGAAGCTAGCGAGCATACGGTCCTTCTGCCACTTTCTGACCGGCGGCGGAGTTCTGCCACAGGACCCGGCTCAGGGCTTGGGCTCGCCTCAAGTGGCCCGCCGCACTCCGCGGACGCTTACCGACCAGGAGATATCGGCTCTCCTCGAGCTGCCCGGCCGCAGCCATACCCCGAAGGGGCGGCGCGACCGCGCTATCCTGGAGTTGCTGTACGCCACGGGCATGCGCGTCAGCGAACTCACCGCCCTCGATGTGGCCGACGTAGACCTCGATGCTGGCACGGTCTGCTGCGGAAACCGGCCGGCCACCCGAAGGGTGGTCGCCCTCGGCCGATCTGCCCGCGAGGCGCTGGGGTCCTACCTGGGTGAGGCGCGCCCGGCTCTGCTAGAAGGACGCAGGGAACAAGCGCTCTTCGTCAACCACCGCGGCGAGCGGCTCAGCCGGCAGGGTCTGTGGCTGGTCATCAAGCAGTACGCCGACCAACTGGGCCTGAAGGGAAGCATCACGCCCCACACTCTGCGGCACTCGGCCGCCGCCAACAAGCTGCGACGGGGAGCGAACCTCTCGGAGGTTCAGCAGCTTCTCGGCCACGCCAGCGCCACCAGCACCCAGGTCTATGCTCGGATCGCTAGGAGCCACCGCCAGCGGGAACTGAGCGGCGAGTGA
- the queA gene encoding tRNA preQ1(34) S-adenosylmethionine ribosyltransferase-isomerase QueA has protein sequence MKTSEFDYDLPPDLIAQTPIEPRDAARMLVLCRDTGEVRHDRFADFPTYLHPGDVLVLNRTRVLPARLWARKIPAGGRVELLLLSRTTDSTWEALVRGRRVPVGTELEVTGPSESEPGPRACVTGVSPSGGRLIRFEEPPETWLERYGRVPLPPYIHRHLEDPERYQTVYSDTPGSVAAPTAGLHFTPAMLDRLRATGVHVEYVTLHVGLDTFRPVTEEQVEDHTIHSEWCEVTPEVSARLTRAKEEGRRIVAVGTTVVRTLETSAAQAAAAGADDVLVPFAGRTSLFILPGFRFRAVDVLLTNFHLPRSPLLLLVSAFAGRERILAAYREAVCLRYRFFSFGDCMLIM, from the coding sequence TTGAAGACGTCTGAGTTCGACTACGACCTCCCCCCTGACCTTATCGCTCAGACTCCCATAGAGCCCCGCGACGCCGCCCGCATGCTCGTGTTGTGCCGCGACACCGGGGAGGTCAGGCACGACCGCTTCGCCGATTTCCCTACCTACCTTCACCCCGGCGACGTCCTCGTCCTCAACCGCACCAGGGTCCTCCCTGCCCGCCTCTGGGCCCGGAAGATACCCGCCGGCGGCCGAGTGGAGCTTCTCCTGCTGAGCCGCACCACAGACTCTACCTGGGAGGCTCTCGTCCGCGGCCGCAGGGTGCCTGTCGGGACGGAGCTGGAGGTGACCGGGCCATCCGAGTCCGAGCCCGGCCCGCGTGCGTGCGTGACTGGTGTCAGCCCCTCCGGCGGCCGGCTGATCCGCTTTGAGGAGCCCCCCGAGACCTGGCTGGAGCGGTACGGGCGCGTGCCCCTCCCTCCCTACATCCACCGGCATCTAGAGGACCCGGAGCGGTATCAGACTGTGTACTCCGACACTCCAGGCTCAGTGGCCGCCCCCACCGCCGGCCTCCACTTCACCCCCGCCATGCTCGACAGGTTAAGGGCGACCGGGGTGCACGTGGAGTACGTGACGCTGCACGTGGGCCTGGACACGTTCCGCCCCGTGACCGAGGAACAAGTGGAAGACCACACCATCCACTCGGAATGGTGCGAGGTCACCCCCGAGGTCAGCGCCCGCTTGACCCGGGCCAAGGAGGAGGGCCGACGCATAGTGGCAGTGGGGACCACCGTGGTCAGGACCTTGGAGACCTCAGCGGCGCAAGCCGCAGCCGCGGGGGCAGATGACGTACTGGTCCCTTTCGCCGGGCGAACGTCGCTGTTCATCCTGCCGGGCTTCCGCTTCCGGGCCGTGGACGTCCTGCTGACCAACTTCCACCTGCCTCGCTCGCCACTCCTGCTGCTGGTGTCGGCGTTTGCTGGCCGGGAGCGCATCTTGGCCGCCTACCGGGAGGCAGTGTGCCTGCGGTATCGTTTCTTCAGCTTCGGCGATTGCATGCTGATTATGTAG
- a CDS encoding sugar ABC transporter permease, translating to MHLVGGLVVSQQTVAVRQAAPRRRFLGSTLHWREVADGYLFMSPWLVGFLLFTAGPMIASLVLSFMRYEIVVAPEWVGTRNYQRLLIDSLFYKSLSNTAYYTFLAVPLQLSVALMLALMMNLKLRFINVFRTMFYMPSIVPTVASVLLWMWIFNPEFGLANSLLRRVGMSSQAWFYDPKMVKNTFIIMSLWGVGGQMIIFLAGLQGIPEHLYEAAKIDGANAVAMFRKITLPMLSPTLFFNLIMGIIGSFQVFTASFIATNGGPRDESLFYVLYLYRNAWEFWRMGYACTMAWVLFLIILTLTLIQFRLADVWVYYEGETPRA from the coding sequence ATGCATTTGGTGGGAGGACTGGTAGTGAGCCAACAGACCGTGGCCGTGAGGCAGGCGGCCCCGCGGAGGCGCTTCCTGGGCTCGACCCTTCACTGGCGGGAAGTAGCAGACGGGTACCTTTTTATGAGCCCCTGGCTCGTTGGGTTCCTGCTGTTCACCGCAGGGCCCATGATCGCTTCGCTGGTGCTCTCGTTTATGCGGTACGAGATCGTGGTGGCACCCGAATGGGTAGGAACCAGGAACTACCAGCGGCTGCTCATAGACAGCCTGTTCTACAAGTCGCTGAGCAACACGGCTTACTACACCTTCCTGGCCGTTCCGCTGCAGCTTTCGGTAGCCCTGATGCTGGCGTTGATGATGAATCTGAAACTCAGGTTCATCAACGTCTTCCGAACCATGTTCTACATGCCCTCCATCGTCCCCACCGTAGCCTCCGTCCTGCTGTGGATGTGGATATTCAACCCGGAGTTCGGATTGGCCAACTCGCTCCTAAGGAGAGTGGGCATGAGCTCGCAGGCCTGGTTCTACGACCCCAAGATGGTGAAGAACACCTTCATCATCATGTCCCTCTGGGGCGTGGGCGGGCAGATGATCATCTTCCTCGCCGGCCTGCAGGGCATCCCGGAGCACCTGTACGAGGCAGCCAAGATAGATGGGGCCAACGCGGTGGCCATGTTCCGTAAGATCACCCTCCCGATGCTCTCTCCCACGCTCTTCTTCAACTTGATCATGGGGATCATTGGCTCGTTCCAGGTGTTCACTGCCTCCTTCATCGCCACTAATGGCGGACCGCGAGACGAGAGCCTGTTCTACGTGCTGTACCTGTACCGCAACGCCTGGGAGTTCTGGCGCATGGGCTACGCCTGCACCATGGCCTGGGTGCTGTTTCTGATCATACTCACCCTCACTCTCATTCAGTTCCGGCTCGCCGACGTCTGGGTCTACTACGAGGGCGAGACCCCAAGAGCCTGA
- a CDS encoding carbohydrate ABC transporter permease: MYVVIAGLCVVFMMPLAWLVSTSLKVSGQEFTFPPQWIPKPVAWENYVKIFQIPALPFGRFMINTIFIVIVNMIGGLTTATLVAYSFARLRYPGRDFFFGLCISTMMLPGIVTLIPTYLLWSQLKLVDTFFPLTVPAFFGGGAFFIFLTRQFFMGLPYELEEAARLDGASSFRIWWNVMLPLSGPVIAAMAIFSFQSHWNEFLAPLIYLNTREKFTMAIGLRAMQGMYGGEWNQIMAAATVMVIPVIILFFSAQRYFMRGIALTGLAGR; the protein is encoded by the coding sequence ATGTACGTGGTGATCGCGGGGCTGTGTGTCGTGTTCATGATGCCCCTGGCGTGGCTGGTGTCCACTTCGCTGAAGGTATCCGGGCAGGAGTTCACCTTCCCTCCCCAGTGGATCCCGAAGCCGGTGGCGTGGGAGAACTACGTCAAGATCTTCCAGATACCGGCGCTACCCTTTGGCCGCTTCATGATCAACACTATCTTCATCGTGATCGTGAACATGATCGGCGGCTTGACCACGGCCACGCTCGTGGCCTACTCCTTCGCCCGGCTGCGCTACCCGGGGCGCGATTTCTTCTTCGGCCTGTGCATCAGCACGATGATGCTGCCGGGGATCGTGACCCTTATCCCCACTTACTTGCTGTGGTCTCAGCTGAAGCTGGTGGATACCTTCTTCCCCTTGACCGTGCCCGCCTTCTTCGGAGGTGGAGCCTTCTTCATATTCCTGACCCGCCAGTTCTTCATGGGCCTTCCCTACGAGTTGGAGGAGGCGGCTAGGTTGGATGGGGCTTCTTCGTTCCGCATCTGGTGGAACGTCATGCTGCCCCTGTCGGGGCCGGTGATCGCGGCCATGGCCATCTTCTCCTTCCAGTCGCACTGGAATGAGTTCCTGGCTCCGCTCATCTACCTGAACACGCGGGAGAAGTTCACCATGGCCATCGGGCTGCGGGCTATGCAGGGGATGTACGGCGGGGAGTGGAACCAGATCATGGCCGCAGCCACCGTGATGGTGATTCCGGTCATTATCCTCTTCTTCTCCGCCCAGAGGTACTTCATGCGGGGCATCGCGCTGACGGGGCTGGCCGGCCGCTAG
- a CDS encoding epoxyqueuosine reductase QueH, which produces MISEPDPQPSDAILLHVCCAPCATYPLERLRDAGLQVRGYWYNPNIHPWKEHEARRESLVQYSAEVALPVEWEPGYNAVAFLRAVAGREDARDRCRICYALRLQATAARARLLGIRLFSTTLLISPYQDQDLIRAAGEEAAAAHGVEFRFEDFRPGWSVRGQRLRQHGLYRQQYCGCLFSEFERYTGLPIARAAEMPLEDV; this is translated from the coding sequence ATGATAAGTGAGCCAGACCCACAGCCTTCTGATGCCATACTGCTGCACGTATGCTGCGCTCCCTGTGCCACCTATCCCCTCGAGCGCCTGCGCGACGCGGGGCTGCAGGTGCGCGGCTACTGGTACAACCCCAACATCCACCCCTGGAAGGAGCACGAAGCCCGCCGCGAAAGCCTGGTCCAGTACTCAGCTGAGGTGGCCCTGCCCGTCGAATGGGAGCCAGGGTACAACGCTGTCGCCTTTCTGCGCGCTGTCGCCGGCCGCGAAGATGCCCGAGACCGGTGCCGTATCTGCTATGCCCTGCGCTTGCAGGCGACGGCCGCCCGGGCCAGGCTGCTAGGCATACGCCTCTTCAGCACCACGCTCCTCATCAGCCCTTATCAGGATCAGGACCTGATTCGCGCCGCGGGCGAGGAGGCAGCAGCCGCCCACGGGGTGGAGTTCCGCTTCGAGGACTTCCGCCCGGGATGGTCGGTGAGGGGACAGCGCCTGCGTCAGCACGGCCTCTACCGCCAACAATACTGCGGCTGCCTTTTCAGCGAGTTCGAGCGCTACACCGGGCTTCCCATAGCGCGGGCAGCGGAGATGCCCCTTGAAGACGTCTGA
- a CDS encoding alpha-mannosidase gives MERFTIAKLEQRIAETLGQVYRRRIRLEPVRWQTDWCPEALRADHDDSNWEAVTLPHFWGGRDVAVTIRARFRVPPDWGDQPVALRVELSEGMHVSGPDATAYLDGVPRQGVDVYHKEVLLPPAMRSGEHVLALEAYSGTRPDLHRFGGIELVMIDEDVRGFYYDARVALDSARLLSEDSYERVQIINALEEAIRALDFREPLGEAFGESAKRAREALRERLYDRPGAVDRPEVVGVGHAHIDVAWLWTLLHTRKKTGRTFLTVLRLMEQYPEYRFLQSQPQLYAFFRKDFPEEYEEVKRRVAEGRWEATGAMWLEADLNITGGESLVRQVLFGKRFLRREFGVESELLWLPDVFGYTWALPQIMARSGIKYFMTTKISWNEFNRFPYDTFRWQGLDGTQVLAHFITTPSQSWFATYNGRLTAEEVKGTWDAYQQKRLNASLLHAFGYGDGGGGPSADMLETARRLRNMPGLPRYRIGRADEFFRGLEAVRASAPVWNGELYLEFHRGTYTSQARTKRLNRKAELGLHQAEALAATHHLYGGGYPSEALNRSWQTVLLNQFHDILPGSSIGEVYAESAQQYGRVLETTGQIAEEALGALAGRVRTEQDSVLVYNGLGFERSGVAAVDLPEGSGHIGLTDEDGTPVLVQHLSDGRALASVRGVPAYGWKRLLVTDQLLSGGSPVAAAVGLLESPHLRVQFDEAGRIWSLVDKRRGREVMAQGEKGNRLLLFEDKPLNNDAWNIDVFYEEKMWEVDGPAEVTVIEEGPVRAGLEFRRQFLHSALVQRAYVYADVPRVDFETWVDWHERHLLLKVAFPVAVLSPRATYEIQFGNIERPTHRNTSWDYARFEVPAQRWADLSEGDYGVSLLNDCKYGYDIHDHVMRLSLLKSATSPDPEADQGEHRFTYSLYPHAGDWRPGTLEQAADLNLPLIGRLEAGHSGDLPPTWSLVWASSGNLVVETVKKAEDDDRLVVRVYEAHGRRGNGRLRFGLPIEEAHECNLIEDGEQPVSIDGQELSFHYLPYQIRTFKVRLGS, from the coding sequence GTGGAGCGCTTCACCATCGCCAAGCTGGAGCAGCGCATCGCCGAGACGCTGGGCCAGGTGTACCGTCGCCGCATTCGGCTGGAGCCGGTGCGGTGGCAGACGGACTGGTGCCCTGAGGCGCTGCGGGCGGACCACGACGACTCAAACTGGGAGGCCGTGACCCTCCCGCACTTCTGGGGCGGCCGGGATGTCGCGGTGACCATTCGGGCTCGCTTTCGCGTTCCCCCTGACTGGGGGGATCAGCCTGTCGCGCTTCGGGTCGAACTCTCGGAGGGCATGCACGTCTCCGGGCCCGACGCCACCGCTTACCTCGATGGTGTGCCCCGGCAGGGGGTGGACGTGTACCACAAGGAGGTGCTGCTTCCGCCGGCGATGAGGTCAGGAGAGCACGTCCTGGCGCTCGAGGCCTACAGCGGCACCCGGCCGGACCTCCACCGATTTGGTGGCATCGAGTTGGTCATGATAGATGAGGACGTGCGCGGGTTCTACTACGACGCTCGGGTGGCGCTGGATAGCGCCCGGCTGCTCTCGGAGGATTCCTACGAGCGAGTGCAGATAATCAACGCCCTGGAGGAGGCCATCCGAGCTCTGGACTTCCGGGAGCCGCTGGGTGAGGCCTTTGGGGAGTCGGCGAAACGGGCGCGAGAGGCCCTGAGAGAGCGACTCTACGATCGGCCCGGCGCGGTGGACAGGCCCGAGGTGGTCGGAGTGGGTCACGCTCACATAGACGTAGCCTGGCTCTGGACGCTCCTACACACACGCAAGAAGACAGGCCGGACCTTCCTGACCGTCCTACGGCTGATGGAGCAGTACCCCGAGTACCGGTTCCTCCAGTCGCAGCCCCAGCTGTATGCCTTCTTCCGGAAGGACTTCCCGGAGGAGTACGAGGAAGTCAAGCGCCGTGTGGCCGAGGGACGCTGGGAGGCCACCGGGGCAATGTGGTTGGAGGCCGATCTCAACATAACTGGAGGGGAATCCCTGGTGCGGCAGGTGCTCTTCGGGAAGCGCTTCCTGAGGCGCGAGTTCGGGGTGGAATCCGAGCTTCTGTGGCTGCCGGACGTGTTCGGCTACACCTGGGCGCTCCCCCAGATCATGGCCCGAAGCGGCATCAAGTACTTCATGACCACCAAGATAAGCTGGAACGAGTTCAACCGGTTCCCCTATGACACATTCCGCTGGCAGGGGCTGGACGGGACGCAGGTGCTGGCGCACTTCATCACCACTCCTTCACAGTCCTGGTTCGCCACCTACAACGGCAGGCTCACCGCGGAGGAGGTGAAAGGCACGTGGGACGCCTATCAGCAGAAGCGACTCAACGCCTCGCTGCTACACGCCTTCGGCTACGGGGACGGCGGGGGAGGTCCGTCGGCAGACATGCTGGAGACGGCCAGGCGGCTGCGGAACATGCCAGGCCTGCCCCGGTACCGCATCGGTCGGGCGGACGAGTTCTTCCGCGGGCTTGAGGCAGTGCGGGCGTCGGCGCCGGTATGGAACGGAGAGCTGTACCTGGAGTTCCATCGCGGCACCTATACCTCCCAGGCGCGCACCAAACGGCTGAATCGCAAGGCCGAGCTGGGCCTGCATCAGGCTGAGGCCCTGGCCGCTACCCATCACCTGTACGGAGGCGGCTATCCCTCGGAGGCTCTTAACCGCAGCTGGCAGACGGTCCTGCTCAACCAGTTCCACGACATTCTGCCCGGGTCTTCCATCGGCGAGGTGTACGCGGAATCGGCCCAGCAGTATGGTCGAGTGCTGGAGACGACGGGGCAGATCGCGGAGGAGGCACTGGGGGCCCTGGCAGGACGGGTGCGGACGGAGCAGGACTCGGTACTGGTGTACAACGGTCTGGGTTTCGAGCGCAGCGGGGTGGCTGCGGTGGACCTGCCGGAAGGCAGCGGCCACATCGGCCTGACCGACGAAGACGGCACCCCGGTGCTGGTGCAGCACCTGTCGGACGGCAGGGCTCTGGCCTCGGTACGCGGAGTGCCAGCCTACGGTTGGAAGCGCCTGCTAGTGACCGACCAGCTCCTCTCCGGCGGCTCGCCGGTGGCAGCCGCTGTTGGACTGCTCGAGAGCCCTCACCTGCGGGTGCAGTTTGACGAGGCCGGCCGCATCTGGTCGCTGGTGGACAAGCGCCGCGGGCGCGAAGTCATGGCCCAAGGCGAGAAGGGCAACCGCCTGCTGCTATTCGAGGACAAGCCCCTCAACAACGATGCCTGGAACATAGACGTGTTCTACGAGGAGAAGATGTGGGAGGTGGACGGGCCCGCCGAGGTCACCGTGATCGAAGAAGGCCCGGTTCGGGCCGGGCTGGAGTTCCGCCGGCAGTTCCTGCACTCCGCCCTGGTCCAGAGGGCGTACGTCTACGCCGATGTACCCCGGGTAGACTTCGAGACGTGGGTGGACTGGCACGAGCGGCACCTCCTCCTCAAGGTAGCCTTCCCGGTGGCCGTCCTCAGCCCGCGGGCGACCTACGAGATCCAGTTCGGCAACATCGAGCGTCCCACTCACCGCAACACCAGCTGGGACTACGCCCGCTTCGAGGTGCCGGCTCAGCGCTGGGCCGATCTGTCGGAGGGGGATTACGGCGTCAGCCTGCTCAACGACTGCAAGTACGGATACGACATCCACGACCACGTGATGCGTCTCTCTCTCCTTAAGAGCGCTACCTCTCCGGACCCGGAAGCCGACCAGGGGGAGCATCGTTTCACCTATTCCCTGTATCCTCACGCCGGGGACTGGCGCCCGGGAACGCTGGAGCAGGCGGCGGACCTCAACCTGCCCCTGATCGGCCGGCTGGAGGCCGGACACTCGGGTGACCTCCCTCCGACGTGGTCGTTGGTGTGGGCGAGCTCCGGCAACTTGGTGGTGGAGACGGTGAAGAAAGCGGAGGACGACGACCGGCTGGTGGTCAGAGTGTACGAGGCTCACGGCAGAAGAGGAAACGGACGCCTTCGCTTCGGCTTGCCCATCGAGGAAGCGCACGAATGCAACCTGATCGAAGATGGAGAGCAGCCTGTCTCGATCGACGGGCAGGAGCTGAGCTTCCACTACCTGCCCTACCAGATACGGACGTTCAAGGTCCGGCTGGGGAGCTAG
- the hpt gene encoding hypoxanthine phosphoribosyltransferase — protein MLTDDVARVLISEESIQKRVRELGAQVSADYRGQDLLLLCILKGGIVFLTDLMRHIEIPHGIEFMAISSYGAATESSGIVRIVMDLETSILDRNVLIVEDIVDTGNTLAYVKSMLQTRGPRSLRVCSLLSKPDRREVEVELDYVGFDIPNEFVVGYGLDYNERYRNLRFIGVLKPELYRSEA, from the coding sequence ATGCTCACCGACGATGTAGCCCGAGTCTTGATCAGCGAGGAGAGCATCCAGAAGCGGGTGCGCGAGCTGGGTGCGCAAGTGTCTGCCGACTATCGGGGCCAGGACCTGCTCCTGCTGTGCATCCTCAAAGGCGGCATCGTCTTTCTTACCGACCTGATGCGGCACATCGAGATCCCCCATGGCATCGAGTTCATGGCCATCTCCAGCTACGGAGCGGCCACCGAGAGCTCGGGCATCGTCCGGATAGTGATGGACCTCGAGACGTCCATCCTGGACCGCAACGTGCTCATCGTCGAGGACATCGTGGACACCGGCAACACCCTGGCGTACGTGAAGAGCATGCTGCAGACGCGAGGGCCCCGCAGCCTCAGAGTGTGTTCCCTGCTGAGCAAGCCCGACAGGCGGGAAGTGGAAGTAGAGCTGGATTACGTGGGGTTCGACATCCCCAATGAGTTCGTGGTCGGGTACGGACTGGACTACAACGAGAGGTACCGCAACCTGCGCTTCATCGGCGTCCTCAAGCCCGAGCTCTACCGCTCGGAGGCCTGA
- a CDS encoding radical SAM protein, whose product MTLDKRNLYRLPWSMNDNPIAWLEVTDICNIHCEGCYRQRLTGHKPLEQIDEELRFFRRWRNPDNVSIAGGEPLLHPRILDVVALIAESGIKPILLTNGKALTPELLQDLKRAGLAGFTIHVDSHQDRPGWRGKSEAELNELRQQLTDMVSATGGLYLVFNSTVYADTLDSIPDVVRWGRSNLGRVHGLVFITYRTAASDTAEARDSADREVDISRLSYVTESFDEEFVASPDVYRVVKGELPEYEASAYLGGSIRHDSLKWLTGAMVGSGDEVYGSLGPRSMEVAQVAHHLWQGTYVAYPSTARVGAKVFLLAAWDPVLRPAAARWWRGILARPGRLLEPVYVQSISVIQAPDLQPDGRADMCDSCPDMTVYDGKLINSCRMDEYRLFGGFVSVVEKPRETAGEGRPEG is encoded by the coding sequence ATGACCCTGGACAAACGCAATCTCTACCGGCTGCCCTGGTCGATGAACGACAACCCCATCGCGTGGCTCGAGGTCACCGACATCTGCAACATTCACTGTGAGGGCTGCTACCGGCAGAGGCTCACGGGCCACAAGCCTCTGGAGCAGATTGACGAGGAGCTCCGGTTCTTCCGGCGGTGGCGCAACCCGGATAACGTCTCTATCGCCGGGGGCGAGCCTCTGCTCCATCCCCGCATCCTTGACGTAGTGGCTCTCATCGCCGAGAGCGGCATCAAGCCCATCCTTCTCACCAATGGCAAGGCTCTCACCCCCGAATTGCTTCAAGACCTCAAGCGGGCCGGCCTGGCCGGCTTCACCATACACGTCGACAGCCACCAGGACCGCCCTGGCTGGCGAGGCAAGAGCGAGGCTGAGCTCAACGAGCTGCGGCAGCAGCTTACCGACATGGTGTCGGCGACCGGGGGGCTCTACCTGGTGTTCAACTCGACCGTGTACGCCGATACCTTGGACTCCATTCCTGACGTGGTGCGCTGGGGACGGAGCAACCTCGGCCGGGTGCATGGCCTGGTGTTCATCACCTACCGGACCGCTGCCAGCGATACGGCCGAGGCGCGTGATTCCGCCGATCGCGAGGTGGATATCTCGCGGCTAAGCTACGTGACGGAGTCGTTCGACGAGGAGTTCGTCGCCTCTCCCGATGTCTACCGGGTGGTAAAGGGCGAACTGCCGGAGTACGAGGCATCGGCCTATCTGGGAGGCAGCATCAGACACGACTCCCTCAAGTGGCTGACAGGCGCGATGGTGGGGAGCGGCGACGAGGTGTATGGGTCGCTTGGCCCTCGAAGCATGGAGGTGGCCCAAGTGGCTCACCATCTGTGGCAGGGCACCTACGTCGCCTATCCCTCCACAGCTCGGGTGGGGGCCAAGGTGTTCCTGCTGGCGGCGTGGGATCCCGTGCTGAGGCCAGCGGCGGCCAGGTGGTGGCGGGGCATCCTCGCCCGCCCGGGTCGACTGCTAGAGCCGGTGTACGTGCAGAGTATATCGGTGATCCAGGCGCCGGACCTGCAGCCCGATGGAAGGGCCGATATGTGCGATAGCTGTCCGGACATGACGGTATACGACGGCAAGCTCATCAACTCCTGCCGCATGGACGAATACCGCCTTTTCGGTGGGTTCGTGTCGGTGGTGGAGAAGCCCAGGGAGACCGCCGGCGAGGGTAGACCCGAAGGCTGA